A single Pedobacter sp. PACM 27299 DNA region contains:
- a CDS encoding tail fiber domain-containing protein gives MKNFKALMMSFEKTAMKRKENYIPMKAIYVFCVFLCIGSFSAVGQVKVIGALEPNDLTDKYATHSDIYGKGGFRSVASNAERDLITPARRSLGMLVYSILEEKFYQLKAGIANSNWVESQMGAGAGGGTGETLAIEKGGTGAVTAEGARENLGLGTLAIQNKDNVEITKGAIDNTLIGGSTPAQGKFTTLDVNSELTVTGQVIVNGDIKASGDVTANSDIRLKKNIETLSPVSEQLRRLHAVSYDRRDVDLHQIGFIAQNVQEFFPSLVKAGTDQKKTLSLNYQSMTVPLLKGWQEHDEEIAVQQKELKSLKSEIEELKKAVVELKELLKAKK, from the coding sequence ATGAAAAATTTTAAAGCATTAATGATGAGTTTTGAAAAAACAGCAATGAAGCGTAAGGAGAATTATATCCCAATGAAAGCGATCTATGTATTTTGTGTATTCCTGTGCATCGGTTCATTTTCCGCGGTGGGGCAGGTAAAGGTAATCGGGGCTTTGGAGCCGAACGACCTGACGGATAAATATGCTACCCATAGTGATATTTATGGGAAAGGGGGCTTCCGGTCTGTAGCCAGCAATGCGGAAAGAGACCTGATTACTCCGGCCAGGAGATCCCTGGGTATGTTGGTCTACTCCATCCTGGAAGAGAAGTTTTATCAGTTGAAAGCAGGAATCGCAAACAGCAATTGGGTGGAAAGTCAAATGGGTGCCGGTGCCGGTGGAGGTACAGGAGAAACCCTGGCTATTGAAAAAGGAGGAACAGGTGCTGTTACCGCCGAAGGCGCAAGAGAAAACCTGGGTTTAGGAACCTTAGCTATCCAGAATAAAGACAACGTAGAAATTACCAAAGGAGCAATCGACAATACCCTGATCGGTGGTTCTACGCCAGCACAAGGAAAGTTCACCACCCTGGATGTGAACTCAGAATTAACGGTAACCGGACAGGTGATTGTGAATGGAGACATTAAAGCCTCGGGGGATGTAACGGCAAATTCGGACATTCGCTTGAAGAAGAACATTGAGACGCTTTCTCCGGTTTCTGAACAGCTGAGAAGGCTGCATGCCGTGTCCTATGACCGACGAGATGTAGACCTGCACCAGATCGGTTTTATCGCGCAAAATGTACAGGAGTTTTTCCCTTCTCTGGTAAAAGCAGGCACTGATCAAAAGAAAACACTTTCTCTGAATTATCAATCGATGACCGTCCCTTTATTGAAAGGATGGCAGGAACATGATGAGGAAATCGCGGTTCAGCAAAAGGAATTGAAAAGCCTGAAATCAGAAATTGAAGAATTGAAAAAGGCAGTTGTTGAATTGAAGGAACTACTGAAAGCAAAGAAATAA